The Musa acuminata AAA Group cultivar baxijiao chromosome BXJ1-3, Cavendish_Baxijiao_AAA, whole genome shotgun sequence genome window below encodes:
- the LOC135622143 gene encoding uncharacterized protein LOC135622143, translating into MALITDDVKAKAEIYHGDEICQEKSKFLLQEVGLPRGLLPLRDIVECGYVEETGFVWLKQKQKVEHCFEKIGRRVSYSPEITAVVEKSKIKKLTGVKAKELLVWITLDEISADGPPAGKLTFKTPAGLFRTFPASAFEIEGEGRKQAKVAPPPDQSSQAVSQN; encoded by the coding sequence ATGGCCTTGATCACGGATGACGTCAAAGCCAAGGCTGAGATCTATCATGGCGACGAGATCTGCCAGGAGAAGTCCAAGTTCCTACTGCAGGAGGTGGGCCTCCCCCGCGGTCTGCTCCCCCTGAGGGACATCGTCGAGTGCGGGTACGTGGAGGAGACCGGCTTCGTGTGgctgaagcagaagcagaaggtgGAGCACTGCTTCGAGAAGATAGGGAGGCGGGTGTCGTACTCCCCCGAGATCACCGCCGTGGTGGAGAAGTCCAAGATCAAGAAGCTGACGGGGGTGAAGGCCAAGGAGCTGCTGGTGTGGATCACCCTGGACGAGATCTCCGCCGACGGCCCGCCCGCCGGGAAGCTCACCTTCAAGACCCCGGCCGGGCTCTTCAGGACCTTCCCCGCCTCCGCCTTCGAGATCGAGGGGGAAGGGAGGAAGCAGGCGAAGGTGGCGCCTCCGCCGGACCAATCTTCGCAGGCGGTTTCCCAGAACTGA